The Pelmatolapia mariae isolate MD_Pm_ZW linkage group LG9, Pm_UMD_F_2, whole genome shotgun sequence genome has a segment encoding these proteins:
- the sec61g gene encoding protein transport protein Sec61 subunit gamma, with translation MDQVMQFVEPGRQFVKDSIRLVKRCTKPDRKEFQKIAMATAIGFAIMGFIGFFVKLIHIPINNIIVGG, from the exons ATGGATCAGGTTATGCAGTTTGTTGAGCCCGGCCGGCAGTTCGTGAAAGACTCCATCAGGCTCGTTAAGAGGTGCACAAAACCCGACAGAAAAG AATTTCAGAAGATTGCAATGGCCACAGCGATTGGGTTTGCCATCATGGGATTCATTGGTTTCTTTGTCAAGCTCATTCACATCCCCATCAACAACATCATTGT TGGCGGTTAG